A stretch of Henckelia pumila isolate YLH828 chromosome 4, ASM3356847v2, whole genome shotgun sequence DNA encodes these proteins:
- the LOC140862612 gene encoding zinc finger BED domain-containing protein RICESLEEPER 2-like: MDVNDKEVEDSMQNAPTVGSEAALASTASQSQNESVSIDANETPQNETIDAEITGAEGGNKRKFRYPAWDHFERKLVGGKWKAICHDCKKSLGGESKNGTSHLHDLIKSCLYNKQKTIKQSMLQPMKSNDGTTMLGTYHFNQDHGRAELANMITLHEYPLSMFDHVGFRRYSSALQPLFKVVSQNTIKNDIMKIFEYQRDQTMKLLDSNASRIAITTDMWTASNQKRGFMAITSHFIDDSWKLQSRLVRFVYVPCPHTVECWILTATPKRDEKFVETARQLKIPSTKKLELDCKTRWNSTYLMLNTALEYKDLFARLKQRETLYKRVPTEEDWSKVKAISSRLEIFYDATELFSGTKYPTVKLFFSTMFDIKLEIGDWVLSNDNGVKTMAKNMKVKFEKYWDVMNCLLAIGSILDPRYKIKTIQFYFPLVYGDMSSFEIEKLKSKLCDMVEEYKNKSKKFQEGKDSQCSSSRPPLPKRGSYADKFEMFMDSDTSTEHEKSDLDYYLEESLLPRNTSDFDILCWWKKNGIKYPILHDIAKDVLAIPVTTVASESTFSTSGRVLSAHCSRLHPKTVEALMCARDWIWSEVQDSTVSNDQRFDNDSDTESGDGYGDGGLIPVGSGTGIPRLHRTGDGDGNGDEFSVRR, from the exons ATGGACGTTAATGATAAGGAGGTTGAGGATTCTATGCAAAATGCTCCAACTGTGGGAAGTGAAGCTGCACTTGCATCGACAGCATCACAATCGCAAAATGAGAGTGTTTCAATCGATGCGAATGAAACGCCTCAAAATGAAACTATTGATGCTGAAATCACAGGAGCAGAGGGTggaaataaaagaaaatttagaTATCCTGCATGGGATCATTTCGAGAGAAAGCTAGTTGGAGGAAAATGGAAAGCCATCTGCCATGATTGTAAGAAGTCCTTAGGTGGTGAATCTAAGAATGGTACAAGTCATTTACATGACCTCATTAAATCATGTTTGTACAATAAACAGAAGACCATAAAGCAATCGATGCTTCAACCGATGAAGTCCAATGATGGGACAACGATGCTTGGGACATATCATTTCAACCAAGATCACGGGAGGGCAGAGCTTGCCAATATGATTACATTGCATGAGTATCCTTTATCGATGTTTGATCATGTGGGGTTTAGAAGATACTCTTCTGCCTTGCAACCATTATTTAAAGTTGTTTCTCAAAACACAATCAAGAACGACATCATGaagatatttgagtatcaaaggGATCAAACGATGAAATTGTTAGACTCAAATGCCAGTCGGATTGCAATTACAACTGACATGTGGACGGCAAGTAATCAAAAAAGAGGATTCATGGCCATTACTTCACACTTCATTGATGATTCATGGAAATTACAAAGTCGGCTTGTGAG GTTTGTATATGTTCCGTGTCCACATACTGTTGAG TGTTGGATTTTGACAGCAACACCAAAAAGAGATGAAAAATTTGTTGAAACagctcgacagttgaagattccaAGCACTAAAAAACTGGAACTTGATTGCAAAACACGATGGAACTCTACATATTTAATGCTTAACACTGCATTGGAATATAAAGATTTGTTTGCTCGTTTGAAGCAGCGTGAGACTTTATATAAAAGAGTTCCCACAGAAGAAGATTGGTCAAAAGTGAAAgcgatttcttctagattagaaatattttatgatgccACAGAGTTGTTTTCAGGGACCAAGTATCCCACTGTGAAACTTTTCTTCTCAACTATGTTTGATATTAAGTTGGAAATTGGTGATTGGGTTCTCTCAAATGATAATGGGGTGAAAACAATGGCAAAAAATATGAAAGTAAAGTTTGAAAAGTATtgggatgtgatgaattgtttATTGGCCATTGGGAGTATTTTGGATCCAAGGTATAAAATAAAGACAATTCAGTTCTATTTTCCTCTTGTTTATGGTGATATGTCTTCATTTGAGATTGAAAAACTAAAATCCAAGTTGTGTGACATGGTTGAAGAATATAAGAACAAGtctaaaaaatttcaagaaggaAAAGATTCACAATGTTCATCTTCAAGACCTCCACTTCCTAAGCGTGGTAGTTATGCTGATAAATTTGAGATGTTCATGGATTCTGATACTAGTACTGAACATGAGAAGTCGGACTTGGATTATTATTTAGAAGAGTCACTCTTGCCAAGAAATACAAGTGACTTTGATATCTTATGTTGGTGGAAAAAGAATGGGATCAAATATCCCATTTTGCATGATATTGCTAAGGATGTGTTGGCCATTCCTGTGACGACCGTTGCTTCCGAATCAACATTCAGTACTAGTGGTAGAGTTTTAAGTGCTCACTGTAGCAGGCTTCATCCTAAAACTGTAGAGGCTTTGATGTGTGCTCGAGATTGGATATGGAGTGAAGTTCAAG attCTACAGTTTCAAATGATCAAAGGTTTGACAATGATTCTGACACAGAG AGCGGGGATGGGTACGGGGATGGGGGTCTAATCCCCGTGGGTTCGGGGACGGGGATTCCCCGATTACATAGAACCGGGGATGGGGACGGGAATGGGGATGAGTTTTCAGTTCGGAGATGA